The Halorientalis sp. IM1011 genome window below encodes:
- a CDS encoding carboxymuconolactone decarboxylase family protein — MVSSEISGEIEEYLGQVPSFIEALSEPAADHSWAIMRDLELAETELPNREKALVGLGAAAAIGCPYCIHFHKAESRLEGVEEEGLEEAVNVAAGVGYFSTVLHGAEVEMDDFERETAEIVDHIENQQAAAAGDD; from the coding sequence ATGGTATCAAGCGAAATCAGCGGTGAGATAGAAGAGTATCTCGGCCAGGTGCCGAGCTTCATAGAGGCGCTGTCCGAACCGGCCGCGGACCACAGCTGGGCGATCATGCGCGACCTGGAACTGGCCGAGACGGAACTGCCGAACAGGGAGAAGGCGCTCGTCGGTCTGGGAGCGGCCGCGGCGATCGGCTGTCCCTACTGCATCCACTTCCACAAGGCCGAATCGCGCCTCGAGGGCGTCGAAGAGGAGGGCCTCGAAGAAGCCGTGAACGTCGCCGCCGGCGTCGGGTACTTCTCGACGGTCCTCCACGGCGCGGAGGTGGAGATGGACGACTTCGAGCGAGAGACGGCCGAGATCGTAGATCACATCGAGAACCAGCAGGCCGCGGCAGCGGGAGACGACTGA
- a CDS encoding thiamine ABC transporter substrate binding subunit: MQRRAFLSQAGLATAGLAATAGCLGDSSNSESGTVTVATYSSFTGEDTAGNWLKSAFEDEHSDATVEFRTPENGINRFVQRKSQGAPIDADLFVGLNTGELVRADEQLDEELFATVEDEVEGANVVDPSLSFDPEGRAIPYDTGFISLVYDENEVDAPGTFDALLEPAYEDALIVQNAQQSDPGRAFLLWTIKAKGPDGYLDYWQGLVDNGVQVLSDWQPAYQAYENEEAPMVVSYSTDQVYYHGEGVDMSRHQVGFLNDQGYANPEGMAQFADSDNPELAREFMSFVLTEEAQKEIAVRNVQFPAVEGVEPGGDFGEYAFRPPEAVTYSYDELVGKVDGWIEDWARQIASA; this comes from the coding sequence ATGCAACGACGCGCGTTTCTCTCACAGGCTGGACTCGCTACGGCGGGGCTGGCGGCGACCGCGGGCTGTCTCGGGGACTCCTCGAATTCGGAATCGGGGACGGTCACCGTCGCGACCTACAGTTCCTTCACGGGCGAGGACACGGCGGGCAACTGGCTCAAGTCGGCGTTCGAGGATGAACACTCGGACGCGACCGTCGAGTTCCGGACGCCGGAGAACGGGATCAACCGGTTCGTCCAGCGCAAGTCCCAGGGTGCGCCGATCGACGCCGACCTGTTCGTCGGCCTGAACACGGGCGAACTCGTCCGGGCCGACGAGCAACTCGACGAGGAACTGTTCGCGACCGTCGAGGACGAAGTCGAGGGGGCCAACGTGGTCGACCCGTCGCTGTCGTTCGACCCCGAGGGCCGTGCGATCCCGTACGACACCGGGTTCATCAGCCTCGTCTACGACGAGAACGAGGTCGACGCGCCGGGGACCTTCGACGCGCTGCTGGAACCGGCCTACGAGGACGCACTCATCGTCCAGAACGCCCAGCAGTCCGACCCCGGCCGGGCGTTCCTGCTGTGGACGATCAAGGCGAAGGGACCGGACGGCTACCTCGACTACTGGCAGGGGCTGGTCGACAACGGCGTGCAGGTCCTCTCGGACTGGCAGCCGGCCTATCAGGCCTACGAGAACGAGGAAGCCCCGATGGTCGTCTCCTACTCCACGGATCAGGTGTACTACCACGGCGAGGGCGTCGACATGTCGCGCCACCAGGTCGGCTTCCTGAACGACCAGGGCTACGCCAACCCAGAGGGGATGGCGCAGTTCGCCGATTCGGACAATCCGGAACTGGCCCGGGAGTTCATGTCCTTCGTCCTCACCGAGGAGGCCCAGAAGGAGATCGCAGTGCGGAACGTCCAGTTCCCGGCGGTCGAGGGCGTCGAGCCCGGCGGTGACTTCGGCGAGTACGCGTTCAGGCCGCCGGAGGCAGTGACCTACAGCTACGACGAACTCGTGGGCAAGGTCGACGGCTGGATCGAGGACTGGGCGCGCCAGATCGCGAGCGCGTAG